The sequence CGTTTGTCCGCAAGAAACACAATGTGAGGTAAAATGCGTTTTGGGCAAAATCGGTGACCCCATCAATATCGGTAAACTTGAGGCTTTCGTCGCCGACTGGGCTCGCAAAAACAATATCAAAGATAAGCCCGAAATCCACGAACGCCCGCAGAAAGTCGCCGTTATAGGCTCAGGACCTGCCGGTATCGCCTGCGCCGTAGACCTGCGAAAAATGGGGTATCAGGTCACCATGTTTGAAGCGCTTCACAAGGCAGGTGGTGTAATGCAGTATGGAATTCCTGAATTCCGCCTCCCGCGAGATATCGTTGACTACGAACTCAAATACCTTGAGGAGCTCGGAGTGGAGATTAAACTTAACACTTTCGTTGGACTCCATATTCCATGCGAGGAGGTTCGGGAAAAATATGACGCGGTGTTTATCGGCACCGGAGCAGGTGCCCCCAGATTCTTAGGAATCCCTGGAGAGGAACTCAAAGGAGTGTATTCCGCAAACGAATTTCTGATCCGCGTTAATTTGATGAAATCCTATTTGTTTCCCGAGTA is a genomic window of bacterium containing:
- a CDS encoding FAD-dependent oxidoreductase, which encodes MGKKIIKKRVPVRERPVEERLKGFMEVPYGYNEDEAIAEAKRCLQCPKPTCIEGCPVNIDIPGFIKAIAERDFERAFYILKKDDPMPAATGRVCPQETQCEVKCVLGKIGDPINIGKLEAFVADWARKNNIKDKPEIHERPQKVAVIGSGPAGIACAVDLRKMGYQVTMFEALHKAGGVMQYGIPEFRLPRDIVDYELKYLEELGVEIKLNTFVGLHIPCEEVREKYDAVFIGTGAGAPRFLGIPGEELKGVYSANEFLIRVNLMKSYLFPEYDTPIKVGKHVAVIGAGNVAMDAARSARRLGAKVTIIYRRTKKESPARIEELHHALEEGVEFMELVNPVRILE